The following coding sequences are from one Saccharomyces cerevisiae S288C chromosome VI, complete sequence window:
- the GYP8 gene encoding GTPase-activating protein GYP8 (GTPase-activating protein for yeast Rab family members; Ypt1p is the preferred in vitro substrate but also acts on Sec4p, Ypt31p and Ypt32p; involved in the regulation of ER to Golgi vesicle transport; localizes to the ER and peroxisomes): MPLRSLFHTNQSSHDKDALTRGGYNAYLESLSRCDSGKAEEQKGKVISKLLEKKDVRALRYIGLGPLGFVNNSLRKDCWYELLASQLLIDDATEYITPVEKHKDEGQVILDAERSFGGIVDKNLKLQLRKLLVELITRVLRKYPTLNYYQGYHDIVSVFIMCFSWNVTKENGLELENLSLQEEIDMERLFYCIEAFTLLYLRDFMMNSLDFSFEQLRVISSLIKESNMKFYNLFKFDENEPLFAIGSILTIFAHNLKPIDSGDNNLHKILFQIFDMTISMQSMRLPLIIYKNLLLQNASEISKQIEANSDFFENDFDLRHGAIQTVLQKKLYDEALWEEVLQITRKDATTASKKALKRVSLNKYSALLNTACGKPGCFDMSTIIFYLSEQTKMNEHYKEEKYHGVAARSKTRALVQRLGHFLPSKYNRWSKISLLIGIVAILYQLRTTRSLSLVLNLRYMISTKLKDLSHININLHHVSHIWVDPIRDILKLGHPTR; encoded by the coding sequence ATGCCATTAAGGTCATTATTTCATACTAATCAGAGTAGCCACGACAAAGACGCGTTGACAAGGGGAGGTTATAACGCATATCTGGAATCACTTTCTCGTTGTGACAGTGGAAAGgcagaagaacaaaaaggaaaagttaTATCAAAGTTattagagaaaaaagatgtCCGAGCTTTGAGGTACATAGGTTTAGGGCCTCTGGGGTTTGTAAACAACTcattaagaaaagattGTTGGTATGAATTATTGGCGTCCCAGTTGCTTATTGATGATGCAACAGAGTACATTACACCAGTGGAAAAACATAAAGATGAAGGTCAGGTGATATTGGATGCAGAAAGGTCTTTTGGTGGAATTGTCGACAAAAACTTGAAACTGCAATTGAGAAAACTACTGGTGGAGTTAATTACTCGGGTATTGAGAAAGTACCCAACGTTGAACTATTACCAAGGTTATCATGATATTGTGTCTGTTTTCATCATGTGTTTTAGTTGGAATGTCACAAAAGAGAACGGACTGGAACTAGAAAATCTCTCATtgcaagaagaaattgatatGGAAAGGCTGTTTTATTGCATCGAAGCATTTACCCTATTATATCTGAGGGATTTCATGATGAACTCACtagatttttcatttgagCAATTGAGAGTAATCTCTTCATTGATAAAGGAATCAAACATGAAATTCTATAATCTATTCAAATTTGACGAAAATGAGCCCCTTTTCGCTATTGGGTCAATATTGACAATCTTTGCACATAATTTGAAACCTATAGATAGCGGTGACAACAATCTTcataaaattcttttccAGATATTTGACATGACAATATCGATGCAATCTATGCGTTTACCTTTGATCATATACAAGAACCTGCTATTGCAAAATGCGTCTGAAATTTCGAAGCAAATAGAAGCTAATTCTGATTTCTTCGAGAACGATTTTGACCTGCGCCATGGTGCTATACAAACAGTTTTACAGAAAAAACTGTATGATGAGGCGCTTTGGGAAGAAGTCTTGCAAATAACTAGAAAAGATGCGACTACTGCCAGCAAGAAGGCTTTGAAACGGGTGAGTCTTAATAAATATAGTGCATTACTCAATACAGCATGTGGAAAGCCAGGATGCTTCGATATGAGCACCATTATCTTCTATTTGAGCGAACAAACAAAGATGAACGAGCATTAcaaggaagaaaagtatCATGGTGTCGCCGCCAGATCCAAGACAAGGGCGTTGGTCCAAAGACTTGGCCATTTTTTACCCTCCAAATATAACAGGTGGagcaaaatttctttacttATCGGGATTGTAGCTATCCTGTACCAATTACGGACTACAAGGTCGTTGAGTTTAGTACTCAATCTACGTTACATGATCTCCACAAAGTTGAAAGACTTATcacatataaatataaatttgCACCACGTTAGTCACATCTGGGTGGATCCGATTAGGGACATTTTGAAACTGGGGCATCCAACTAGATAG
- the STE2 gene encoding alpha-factor pheromone receptor STE2 (Receptor for alpha-factor pheromone; seven transmembrane-domain GPCR that interacts with both pheromone and a heterotrimeric G protein to initiate the signaling response that leads to mating between haploid a and alpha cells), with protein MSDAAPSLSNLFYDPTYNPGQSTINYTSIYGNGSTITFDELQGLVNSTVTQAIMFGVRCGAAALTLIVMWMTSRSRKTPIFIINQVSLFLIILHSALYFKYLLSNYSSVTYALTGFPQFISRGDVHVYGATNIIQVLLVASIETSLVFQIKVIFTGDNFKRIGLMLTSISFTLGIATVTMYFVSAVKGMIVTYNDVSATQDKYFNASTILLASSINFMSFVLVVKLILAIRSRRFLGLKQFDSFHILLIMSCQSLLVPSIIFILAYSLKPNQGTDVLTTVATLLAVLSLPLSSMWATAANNASKTNTITSDFTTSTDRFYPGTLSSFQTDSINNDAKSSLRSRLYDLYPRRKETTSDKHSERTFVSETADDIEKNQFYQLPTPTSSKNTRIGPFADASYKEGEVEPVDMYTPDTAADEEARKFWTEDNNNL; from the coding sequence ATGTCTGATGCGGCTCCTTCATTGAGCAATCTATTTTATGATCCAACGTATAATCCTGGTCAAAGCACCATTAACTACACTTCCATATATGGGAATGGATCTACCATCACTTTCGATGAGTTGCAAGGTTTAGTTAACAGTACTGTTACTCAGGCCATTATGTTTGGTGTCAGATGTGGTGCAGCTGCTTTGACTTTGATTGTCATGTGGATGACATCGAGAAGCAGAAAAACGCCgattttcattatcaaccaagtttcattgtttttaaTCATTTTGCATTCTGCACTCTATTTTAAATATTTACTGTCTAATTACTCTTCAGTGACTTACGCTCTCACCGGATTTCCTCAGTTCATCAGTAGAGGTGACGTTCATGTTTATGGTGCTACAAATATAATTCAAGTCCTTCTTGTGGCTTCTATTGAGACTTCACTGGTGTTTCAGATAAAAGTTATTTTCACAGGCGACAACTTCAAAAGGATAGGTTTGATGCTGACGTCGATATCTTTCACTTTAGGGATTGCTACAGTTACCATGTATTTTGTAAGCGCTGTTAAAGGTATGATTGTGACTTATAATGATGTTAGTGCCACCCAAGATAAATACTTCAATGCATCCACAATTTTACTTGCATCCTCAATAAACTTTATGTCATTTGTCCTGGTAGTTAAATTGATTTTAGCTATTAGATCAAGAAGATTCCTTGGTCTCAAGCAGTTCGATAGTTTCCATATTTTACTCATAATGTCATGTCAATCTTTGTTGGTTCCATCGATAATATTCATCCTCGCATACAGTTTGAAACCAAACCAGGGAACAGATGTCTTGACTACTGTTGCAACATTACTTGCTGTATTGTCTTTACCATTATCATCAATGTGGGCCACGGCTGCTAATAATGCATCCAAAACAAACACAATTACTTCAGACTTTACAACATCCACAGATAGGTTTTATCCAGGCACGCTGTCTAGCTTTCAAACTGATAGTATCAACAACGATGCTAAAAGCAGTCTCAGAAGTAGATTATATGACCTATATCCTAGAAGGAAGGAAACAACATCGGATAAACATTCGGAAAGaacttttgtttctgaGACTGCAGATGATATAGAGAAAAATCAGTTTTATCAGTTGCCCACACCTACgagttcaaaaaatactaGGATAGGACCGTTTGCTGATGCAAGTTACAAAGAGGGAGAAGTTGAACCCGTCGACATGTACACTCCCGATACGGCAGCTGATGAGGAAGCCAGAAAGTTCTGGACTgaagataataataatttatgA
- the CAF16 gene encoding putative ATP-binding cassette family ATPase CAF16 (Part of evolutionarily-conserved CCR4-NOT regulatory complex; contains single ABC-type ATPase domain but no transmembrane domain; interacts with several subunits of Mediator), whose product MVSQFAIEVRNLTYKFKESSDPSVVDINLQIPWNTRSLVVGANGAGKSTLLKLLSGKHLCLDGKILVNGLDPFSPLSMNQVDDDESVEDSTNYQTTTYLGTEWCHMSIINRDIGVLELLKSIGFDHFRERGERLVRILDIDVRWRMHRLSDGQKRRVQLAMGLLKPWRVLLLDEVTVDLDVIARARLLEFLKWETETRRCSVVYATHIFDGLAKWPNQVYHMKSGKIVDNLDYQKDVEFSEVVNAKVNGQVAFENDNNKVVISKVNSLHPLALEWLKRDNQIPDKEIGI is encoded by the coding sequence ATGGTTTCCCAATTTGCTATTGAGGTGCGTAACCTAACGtacaaattcaaagaaagcTCCGATCCGTCAGTTGTTGATATCAATCTTCAAATCCCATGGAATACAAGATCTTTAGTTGTGGGTGCCAATGGTGCTGGTAAATCCAcccttttgaaattacTAAGCGGTAAGCATCTTTGCCTTGATGGAAAAATCCTGGTCAATGGTCTTGATCCATTCAGTCCATTATCTATGAATCAAGTGGACGATGATGAAAGTGTTGAAGATTCGACGAACTACCAAACGACCACTTATCTAGGTACGGAATGGTGCCATATGAGTATCATTAATAGGGATATCGGCGTCTTGGAACTATTAAAAAGTATTGGATTCGATCATTTTAGGGAAAGAGGTGAAAGATTGGTTAGAATCCTGGACATCGATGTACGTTGGAGAATGCACAGGTTAAGTGATGGACAAAAGAGAAGAGTTCAGTTAGCCATGGGGCTCTTGAAACCTTGGAGAGTTTTACTACTTGATGAGGTCACTGTGGATCTCGATGTTATTGCCAGAGCAAGACTTCTGGAGTTTTTAAAGTGGGAGACCGAAACCAGAAGATGCTCAGTGGTCTACGCTACACATATTTTTGACGGCTTGGCCAAATGGCCTAACCAAGTATACCATATGAAATCAGGTAAGATTGTGGATAATTTAGATTATCAGAAAGACGTAGAGTTCTCTGAAGTGGTCAATGCTAAAGTTAATGGACAAGTGGCCTTTGAAAATGACAACAATAAGGTTGTTATTAGTAAAGTGAATAGTTTGCATCCATTAGCACTAGAATGGTTGAAACGTGATAATCAAATTCCTGACAAAGAGATTGGTATATAA
- the CAK1 gene encoding cyclin-dependent protein kinase-activating kinase CAK1 (Cyclin-dependent kinase-activating kinase; required for passage through the cell cycle; phosphorylates and activates Cdc28p; nucleotide-binding pocket differs significantly from those of most other protein kinases; required for premeiotic DNA synthesis, expression of early and middle sporulation specific genes and direct phosphorylation of the Smk1p MAPK to regulate spore morphogenesis) produces MKLDSIDITHCQLVKSTRTARIYRSDTYAIKCLALDFDIPPHNAKFEVSILNKLGNKCKHILPLLESKATDNNDLLLLFPFEEMNLYEFMQMHYKRDRRKKNPYYDLLNPSIPIVADPPVQKYTNQLDVNRYSLSFFRQMVEGIAFLHENKIIHRDIKPQNIMLTNNTSTVSPKLYIIDFGISYDMANNSQTSAEPMDSKVTDISTGIYKAPEVLFGVKCYDGGVDVWSLLIIISQWFQRETSRMGHVPAMIDDGSDDMNSDGSDFRLICSIFEKLGIPSIQKWEEVAQHGSVDAFVGMFGADGDGKYVLDQEKDVQISIVERNMPRLDEIADVKVKQKFINCILGMVSFSPNERWSCQRILQELEKP; encoded by the coding sequence ATGAAACTGGATAGTATAGACATTACACACTGTCAGTTGGTCAAATCTACTAGAACTGCTAGGATTTATAGGTCGGATACATATGCCATTAAATGTCTAGCACTAGATTTCGATATCCCGCCACATAACGCCAAATTCGAAGTATCGATATTAAACAAACTGGGCAACAAATGTAAGCACATCTTACCTCTTCTAGAGTCTAAGGCTACCGATAATAATGACctattgttgttgtttccCTTTGAAGAGATGAACCTTTATGAGTTCATGCAAATGCACTATAAAAGagatagaagaaaaaaaaatcccTATTACGATTTGCTAAATCCCAGTATCCCAATTGTTGCGGACCCCCCCGTTCAGAAATATACTAATCAATTGGACGTCAATCGGTATTCTTTGTCCTTTTTCCGGCAAATGGTTGAAGGGATTGCATTCTTACATGAGAACAAGATCATTCACCGCGACATCAAACCGCAAAATATCATGCTAACAAACAATACCAGCACCGTATCCCCAAAGTTGTACATAATTGATTTTGGCATCTCTTATGACATGGCAAATAACTCACAAACAAGTGCGGAACCCATGGATAGCAAGGTGACGGATATAAGCACAGGAATTTACAAGGCCCCAGAAGTGCTTTTTGGAGTAAAATGCTATGATGGTGGCGTGGACGTGTGGTCGTTGTTGATAATTATTTCTCAGTGGTTCCAGAGAGAAACAAGCCGTATGGGGCACGTTCCGGCCATGATTGATGACGGCAGCGACGACATGAACTCAGATGGAAGCGATTTCAGACTGATTTGCTCAATATTCGAAAAGTTGGGCATACCGTCCATTCAGAAATGGGAAGAGGTTGCGCAACACGGCTCGGTTGATGCATTTGTTGGTATGTTTGGTGCAGATGGCGATGGCAAGTATGTACTGGACCAGGAGAAAGATGTACAGATTAGCATTGTTGAGAGGAATATGCCTCGACTGGACGAGATTGCGGATGTCAAAGTCAAGCAGAAGTTCATTAATTGTATCCTGGGGATGGTTTCATTTTCACCAAACGAAAGATGGAGCTGTCAAAGAATCTTGCAAGAATTAGAAAAGCCATAA
- the AGX1 gene encoding alanine--glyoxylate transaminase (Alanine:glyoxylate aminotransferase (AGT); catalyzes the synthesis of glycine from glyoxylate, which is one of three pathways for glycine biosynthesis in yeast; similar to mammalian and plant alanine:glyoxylate aminotransferases; human homolog AGXT complements yeast null mutant), protein MTKSVDTLLIPGPIILSGAVQKALDVPSLGHTSPEFVSIFQRVLKNTRAVFKSAAASKSQPFVLAGSGTLGWDIFASNFILSKAPNKNVLVVSTGTFSDRFADCLRSYGAQVDVVRPLKIGESVPLELITEKLSQNSYGAVTVTHVDTSTAVLSDLKAISQAIKQTSPETFFVVDAVCSIGCEEFEFDEWGVDFALTASQKAIGAPAGLSISLCSSRFMDYALNDSKNGHVHGYFSSLRRWTPIMENYEAGKGAYFATPPVQLINSLDVALKEILEEGLHKRWDLHREMSDWFKDSLVNGLQLTSVSRYPSNMSAHGLTAVYVADPPDVIAFLKSHGVVIAGGIHKDIGPKYIRIGHMGVTACNKNLPYMKNCFDLIKLALQRKK, encoded by the coding sequence ATGACTAAATCTGTAGATACGCTGCTGATCCCAGGCCCCATTATCCTAAGCGGAGCAGTCCAGAAGGCCCTGGACGTTCCCTCTTTGGGCCACACCTCTCCTGAGTTCGTCtctatttttcaaagggTGCTAAAGAACACAAGAGCTGTCTTCAAATCCGCTGCTGCCTCGAAGTCTCAGCCTTTTGTGCTTGCCGGCTCTGGTACGTTGGGGTGGGACATATTTGCCTCGAACTTTATTCTTTCGAAGGCCCCCAACAAGAACGTGCTGGTCGTATCCACTGGGACATTTTCTGACAGGTTTGCTGACTGTCTGCGTAGCTACGGTGCGCAAGTAGATGTTGTTAGGCCCCTCAAGATAGGCGAATCAGTTCCCTTAGAACTGATTACTGAAAAGTTGTCGCAAAATAGCTATGGGGCTGTCACGGTTACGCACGTTGACACTTCAACGGCAGTGCTGTCCGATCTGAAAGCCATTTCGCAAGCGATTAAGCAGACTTCGCCGGAAACGTTCTTCGTAGTCGATGCTGTATGCTCGATTGGATGCGAAGagtttgaatttgatgaatgGGGGGTGGATTTCGCCTTGACTGCTTCGCAAAAGGCTATTGGCGCTCCAGCGGGTCTTTCTATCTCGCTATGCAGTAGCAGATTCATGGATTATGCACTCAACGACAGCAAAAATGGTCATGTACATGGGTATTTTTCCTCGTTGAGAAGATGGACACCAATAATGGAAAATTATGAGGCTGGTAAAGGAGCTTATTTTGCAACCCCACCCGTACAACTAATTAATAGCCTTGATGTAGCcttgaaagaaattctCGAAGAGGGGTTGCATAAGAGATGGGATTTGCACCGTGAAATGAGTGATTGGTTTAAAGACAGTTTGGTTAATGGCTTGCAATTGACATCCGTCAGTAGGTATCCTTCTAACATGTCTGCGCACGGGTTGACAGCCGTATACGTAGCAGATCCTCCTGATGTCATTGCTTTTTTAAAGTCACACGGTGTAGTCATTGCCGGAGGTATTCACAAGGACATCGGACCCAAGTATATCCGTATTGGACATATGGGTGTGACCGCTTGCAACAAGAATTTACCGTACATGAAGAACTGCTTCGACTTAATAAAACTAGCTCTTCAGAGGAAAAAGTGA